Below is a window of Nitrospira sp. DNA.
TTCGCCGCATTGAACAGATCATTCGTCGTGGGGGCGGGAGGGTCTGGCTGGTTGGCGGCTCAGTCCGCGATCTCGCGCTCGGTCGACAGCCTCGGGATCTGGACCTCGAAGTCCTTGGGCTCTCGCCTGGTCAAGCCTACGCACTGCTGGCCGACCACTTCCCCGTGCAATTCGTCGGAAAAGCGTTCCAGGTCTTCAAACTGCAAGGTCTGCCGGTCGATCTTTCCATTCCTTCCCGCATGCTCACCGACGATACCTCCCTCCCTGGCTTGCTCAGGCAAAGCGCGCCCGACATGCTCATCGATGAGGCGTTGGCGCGGCGAGACTTCACCATCAATGCGATGGCCTGGGATCCGGACACCATGGAGCTTCGCGATCCCTTCAACGGTCGCGAGGATCTTGAGTTGCGAACATTGCGTCACACGTCCAACCGATTCGCCGAAGATCCGCTGCGCGTCTTGCGCGGCATGCAGCTGTCTGCCCGCTTTGATCTCACGGTTGCGCCGGAAACAGTGGCCCTGTGCCGAACATTGTCCCAGGAGGCTCAACCGAGCGAGCGTCTGTGGGAAGAATGGAAGAAGCTGCTCCTTCAAGGACGCAAGCCATCGCTGGGTTTGCAGTTCTTACGTCACTGCGGCTGGCTCCGTTTCTATCCAGAGCTCGCGGCGCTTGGAGGCTGCCCGCAAGATCCCCTCTGGCACCCCGAAGGCGACGTCTGGATTCACACACTCCACTGCTTGGACTGGTTCGCAACGGAGCGAACCGGAGATGAACCGGACGATCTTGCCGTCGGATTGGGCATACTCTGCCATGACTTCGGCAAACCGGCCACGACCAGAGAGGAATGTGGGCAGGTAACCTCACGAGGACATGAATCGGAAGGAGAAGGCCCAACGACACGTTTTCTTGAACGACTGACCAATCGGCAGGACCTCATCGATGAGGTGGTCGCTCTGGTGTGTTGCCATCTTCGTCCCCGTGCACTCCATAACGCCAACGCTTCGGACAGCGCCATCCGTCGCTTGGCGAAGCAAGTCCACCGTATCGACCGATTGGTGCGCGTGGCTCGGGCGGACCACGCAGGGCGGCCGCCGAAACAGTTTGATGGATTTCCCGCCGGCGAGTGGCTGTTGGCCCGGGCACAGCAGCTGGCGGTGGACCGTCGGGCTCCCCTTCCCCTTGTCATGGGCCGTCACCTGTTGGAATTGGGAATCCGGCCAGGTCCTGACATGGGCCGACTCCTTGAGGACTGTTATGAGGCGCAACTTGATGGAGACTTTGAAACGCTGGATGAAGGCCTCACCTACGTAAAGAATCGACTGTCCGCTCGGTGCTGATCAGCTCCTTCCTCCCACCTTTCAAACGCTCACTCGTAGTTCCTGACAGGCTTGCCCCTTGGTGGCTGGAGCGCGTATCATCCTCCCATGCAGGTGCAGTTGAATCACCCATCACGGTCGATCGAAATCAAAGGGCCGAAGCGAGCCAAAGATCTACTGCGCGAATTGAATCTTCTAGCTGAAGCACACCTGGTGATTCGAGGCGACGAATTAGTGACTGAAGACGAGATGCTTTCCGACAAAGACCAGATCGAAATCCGTCCGGTGATTTCGGGAGGGTAAGGATCGTTCAAATTTTGTCATAACGAACACCCTGCTACGGCCCGATCGAGGATGGCGCCGCCGAAATACTGAACGTAGAAATAGGAACACGAATATATCCGATTTCTACCTGAACACCCCAAACTATCCCGCTCCATGGCTGGCCAGATCTAGCCTCTTTCTCGAAGCCATACGTTGATCTCCTCGAACGGATTTGCAACCGATTAAAGGA
It encodes the following:
- a CDS encoding MoaD/ThiS family protein, with translation MQLNHPSRSIEIKGPKRAKDLLRELNLLAEAHLVIRGDELVTEDEMLSDKDQIEIRPVISGG